The Thermoplasmata archaeon nucleotide sequence TGCTCTCGATGAGAGCTTCCGCACACGTACCCCTTCCACCGGAGATCTCCCTCGCCGAACCGAGGGACTCCAGGCAGTACTTCGAGTGGCTGTTCCCGTTCAGGTTCCTCGGTCTCGAGGACCATCCGGTGGTGAGATTCATGGAATCCATCGGAAGGGAACGCATGATGTCTGCCGCCGTATCCAAGGCGGAGCATCTGGACAGGGTGTCCCATTACGGCTCATGGCTCGGCAACGACATAGTGTCGATCGTCGACCTCACCCATCCGACGATGGATGATAGGGAGGAGGTGGGGCCTATGCAATGAGGTCGGGGGCAGCGGCCATCCGCACCGCTGTTCCCCAACGGCGGCGAAGCCGCCCATATGACTACCACGGAACCCACCCCCTATCCCTACGGGGTCGCCCGGCCGAAGCGCAAGCGAAGGCCGCGGCCCCGAGCGAAGCGAAGGGGACGGGCGACAAACAGGCCGAGCGTGCCGTTGGGCACCGCCCAGGCACGCCGGCCGCCTTCCAACGGCGACCCGTCGCCGCTTACCCCGACCGTAAAGTCGGAACGCATAGCATACGAACGAACCTATCAAGGAGGAATGGAAGATGATGAGATCATTGGATTACTACGACGCCAAGGCGGAGGAGTCTCGCATCAGGGCCCTCGAACGCCGTATGAGGGATGCAGAAATCGTATCCATGGCCGAACAGGCCGCCCTCAGTCAGCACCCTGTAGTACCTTACGTTCTCAACTTACCAGTCCAGTCGCCCCTGTATCCTGCCAATAGGTACCTTAGATTTGCGAACAGGGTGAGCAAGGATGACGGTTCGTTCATAGACCAGGGAACTCAGGAAAGCGATCAGGAAGGGATACCTCTCGAGAACACTAAACTTATCACACCCACAGGAAAGGACACGTCCGAGAGAAAGATATCGAGGCAGCTTCAGGAAAGGATCACCAACCACATCACATGGGATATGCCCGGCCACGATCAGGAAAGACCCCTATCGAGAGGATGCGGCTTCATCAGAGCATCGGATAAGACAATCGTATACACAGCCTGTCCCGAGGACCATCACCATCACTGCAAGGCCAAGAACAAGCACTGCTGGTCGCTAAGATGCCCGAAATGCATGAACGACACCGCACTCAAGAAGGCCGTCAGCGTAGAGAAGAGGATGCTCCAGTTCAAGGGCCTCAACCAGAAGCAGGGAACGGACGTAGGCGACGTATCGCATTGGGTGGTATCCCCGCCCCAGGACTTCATGAAGTCCGCGATGCAGTCATACCAGCCCTACGACGACGTATGCAAGTACATAGAGGCACAGCTCGTGAAGCACGGAGGCCTCGCTGGATTCAACGTGTTCCATCCCTGGAGGCAGTCATGGAAGGCCAGCACAGGAAGCTTCTGGGAACTCTCGCCGCATTTCCACATAATCATGTTCGGAAGGATCGATACAGACGCATTCAGGAAGGAGAACCCGGGATGGATAATCAAGAAGATACACTCGAGACAGAAGATCCGCAGCATAAGGCACACGGTAGCATACCTGATGACGCACATGGGCCTCGGCTACGTCGATATAGAGCCGGAGGACGTCGATTGGGACCTGGATTTCATGGACCACATGATCCCCGGCCTCAAGTCCCCCGGAGCGCACTACTCGGACAAGGACTACGAGAACCAGGATCTGGGCATAGGCCGTATGGTAGGCGACCTCAGCGACATCGACTGGGAGCAGTGGACCATGGACAGGCTCTACAAGGACCTTCGCACCAGATACTGGGGCGGAGTGTCCAGGAAGGCGATAGTCAACATCGACATCTATAGGGAGTACAAGATCAGGGTCTGCAAGGAATGCGGATGCCTCCTCAGGACATACGACGGAATATCAGATAGGGAAGGCCAGTACGTCAGATACATCGCGGACCATCAGATAGTCGCATTCCGCAACAACGCCGACCTCGTGAGACAGTTCTTCCAGAGGTACAAGTCGCAGCTGCGTGACAAAGAATTGACCAAATACGATCTGGCAAGGATGGTCCCCTTCTGCATCTGCTCCAAGGAGCTGGAGATAGAGAGGGAGAACCACGACCTGGTCATGGACGGCCCCTTCGCGGAACCCGACGAGTACTTCCTCAGACGCCAGCGCAAGGCATTCGGCACGGAGGAGGCGATAGTCACCGCCTGACCTCATTCTCGCCAAGAATCCGTCTGGACGTCGTCCAGAACATGTCTGAAATACGAACGAGTCAGCGGACGCTCTAGATCCGTACAGGAGAGAACCTGTCTAAAAACATCGAACAAGGTGATAATATGACAGAGATCACACAGGAAATCAGGGAACAGAACATCGAACGCAGGTGCATCGAGCTCGCGAGATGCCCCAGGAGCGACAAGGTCGTATTCGGGAAGCAGCTGAAGGGATACGGCATCAGGATGCCGGAGGGCCTCGGATTCTGCGACGCCCTCGACTGGATCGCGGAGTACATCAACAAGGTCTACGGACCCGACGCGATAGACGTCACGGTCAGGGTCAGAGCCCTCGAGAGGTCCGACGTGGGATACCGTCCGATGCTCATCGAGTCAGAGGATGGGAGGCAGATCGAGAAAGCAGAGCTGGGAATGAACGACGTGTTCCTCCCCGACGGCAGACCCGCATCCAGGTGCCCGTTCCACATCCATCTCAGGATGAACACCCTGATGGCGGAGGACTTCGAGGCACTCGGCGACAATCTCGCCGGATCCGCCGCACAGAATGACGGGGAAGGATACGATGACGACGACTCCGACAAGGATGACGATACGGACGGAGAGTCCGGTCAGCATCAGGAAGGGACGGACCTCAGGAACTCACACGTCCCCGAGCATCTCGAAATCGACCTCACGACCAAGGAAGGCCCGGTCCTTTCCGAGATAGGCGACATCAGACACGGGGAGACGGTGGAGTTCACCGTCCGCTGCCCCAACCACGACATCGCGTTCGACCTCCTCCAGACCATCGACGGGAGATACTTCCCGGACGAGGGCCAGGATTCCACCGAGGCATCCCCATGACCAACAGGAAGGTCAACAAGTGGGTCGGCAGCATCAAGGAGACATACGAGGCCGAGAACTCGCCGTACAGGAAGAACTCGGAGGCCCATGAGTACTTCGTCATCCCCACGAGGTACCCAAAACAGACCAGGGTCAACGGCGACTGGCGCAACTGGAAGTCCAGCAGGCCCATCCCCCGCGGATGGGTCGACATCAGCAAGATCACCGGACCCGTGGTAAGGAAACTAGACGACGGTTACATCAGACAGAGATTGGCACTCACAAAATCCAACATCGCATACAACCAGCATTACATAGAGCGCATCCTGAACAATCCCAAGTCCCCCCAGTGCAACCGCGAAGCAGCCATCAAGTTCGTCAAGGACCATCCGGATTACTTCATACCGAGACCGACAGACACACCATTCGAGGACCTCAACAGGCACAATTCGGTAATCAACGGCGACAACCCCGACAGGAAGTTCATCTCAAGGTTCATCTGAATAATCAAGGGGGCGTGGGCATCCGCCCCTATCTTATGTTGTTTATATCTGTGACTTCATCGGCTCATCATGGAAGAGAGACAGGATCAAGTTGAATACACCATCGGTACCGATGGTTACGAGGGCGAGATGGAGTTCGAGGACGGAAGCCTCAGGCTGTTCTTCCAGGGCGGAGATGTGTATTACGAACTCCATGAGAACATCGTCTCCAGATTGGAAGATTATCGCATCCCATACGATGATGTGGAGTATATCATTCTCAAGAGGAAGAACAGCGAATACTATGTGGATAAGGACGATTTCTTCGACAGATTCTCCCATCTGTTCATCTGGACCGGCCTCGAGCCGAAGATCACTGTCGTCGGCAAGGGGTTCACCATGCAACCCGTCGATACAGAAACCGGTTTCCATGCAAGCTTCGAGGATAAGTCCCGCTACGAGGGGCTCAGCGATTGGTACAGGGAGCATGAGACGGACTACAGGCGTCCCGTGAAACCTTCGATAAGGGTGACCAACGGCCTCTATCCCGACGATTCGGATCTGAGGCATTCGTGGTTCGATCCCTATCAGGATGAGCCTGATATCGATGAGATCAGGAGAAGGGTAGCCATAGCCTGGGAGAGGATGATAGACAAGCCTTCCAGGATATACATGCTGAATGACGATAACGTTCACGACTTGATATTCATGCTGGAAGGCCGCACTTCCATATACCCTCCGGACAACAGGGACTTCCAGCCTCTGTTCGGAAGACAGGTCCATGTCTTCTTTATGAAGGACGTTCTTGATTGCGGCACCAAGGATTACGTGTGCGTTTATGAACGCAGTTGAACATTTCTCCTGCTCGAACTTATCTGAATGATTTTGGGGTTGTGGGCATTCGTCCTGTCTTTACTATTCGGTCCTTCAATAATGTTCTGGATTTTTCGATACGACAAGCGAATAGAATATATACCTAACGACCATAGTATACATTGTCCCAATTGGGGGGCGCGGCAGAGGGATGTGGCTCCTAAGCGACTAAACTCTGTCATCTTCACTTCTTCGGATAGATCTTCAGTCCAGCACCTTTTACTTTTCCGCTGTTACCCCTTCTGATGTGCGGAGCAATCAGCTCGTAGCAATCTTTGTAGAATACCATCTCGCTCTCATCAGTATTATCACGGAAGCATAGGCGGTGATAGCGTCTCACGACATAAGCGACACAGTCCACGATCTGCGACATGGACCTGTATCTTGAGTCCACAAATACGACATCCTCGATGATATAGTCGTTATCCGTGAATTCGGTCCCTTCCTTTATCATTTCGCGGACCTTTGTCTTGATCCCTTCGTTGATTTGCGGCTGTATGGAATCCATGAAGAGGATTCCGAATTGGGGATCGGATCCTTTCTTGATGAGCTTCCTGTTAAGTTTCTCGTGTGTCATGCACAGTCTTTCGAAAAGGAATTTGTATGCGAGGCCATCCACATCAGGTTTACGTTTTGTCAATAGATCTTTCCTTATCAAGGTGCAGTTGACCGTACAATCTATCTTCTCCAGTATCCCAAGCACATCCTTCAGAAGCTGGAGGCGTCTGCTGAGATCCATTGTGTTGAAGACGCCTTTGCGGCTGATTATGTCGGTCGCATGTATCTCGACATCCTCTGGATCCGTTTCTTGGAAGTAGAGCATCTTGATCTTTGACAGTTCTTCCTCGACGTGTCTGTATTCTGACTCATGGATGGTGATGGCAGCGAGAACGTATTCGTTCTCCGCATCGTTGTAGTTGGGTTTCCCGGATTCATCCATGTATGTCAGGAACAAGCTATCGACTCCTCATAACCCCACATGTACTTAATTTAACTTGGAAGATGTCAATCAGCATTCGGTGATGATGATCCTGGTCATAAGTTATTGTACAGATTCATCTGAACACATTAGATCAAGACTCTAATCCTGATAATGGGCGTGGGCATCCGCCCCCCCCATATCAGTCCATAAGTTGCTGGGGTTTCCCCCAGCGATAATATCATGTTTGATGTTTATGCCTGTTTGACGTAATCAATCCAGAACATAGATTGGGATTTACCATCTTCATAGATCGTATAACTGCAGGTCAGGCCAATATCTGAATCATAGAAGACGGTGCTCAACAATTCCCCTTCAGAATACGTTTTGTATGTGTATGCTTTCAACTTGGCATTGGCGTAATATCCGTTACCGGTGAATATCGAACCGTTCGATATCTCCTGTTGTTTGGTATCGTTCGTTCTTACGATATTGTCTGTTCCTGTAACGATAATCGTCTTGTATTTTTCTCCGGTCTCTCCGAATGCTACATGTTTGTTGTAACATACTGTGGGTGCGCGTAGTCCCATCAATATTTGCTCACAGATCTTGTTGTCCTTCATGAAGAACGGATCCTTGAAATCGCATTG carries:
- a CDS encoding DUF3800 domain-containing protein, giving the protein MDESGKPNYNDAENEYVLAAITIHESEYRHVEEELSKIKMLYFQETDPEDVEIHATDIISRKGVFNTMDLSRRLQLLKDVLGILEKIDCTVNCTLIRKDLLTKRKPDVDGLAYKFLFERLCMTHEKLNRKLIKKGSDPQFGILFMDSIQPQINEGIKTKVREMIKEGTEFTDNDYIIEDVVFVDSRYRSMSQIVDCVAYVVRRYHRLCFRDNTDESEMVFYKDCYELIAPHIRRGNSGKVKGAGLKIYPKK